CGAAGGAGGCTCGGCTGCTGCAAAGCGCGGGCGCGCGGGCGGACTCGTTTCGGAAATCCCGCTCGCGGAGGCTCCTTGATCGCGCGACGACGGCGCGCCACGATCGACTGGATGGCGACCATCCGGGTGCGAAAGATGACGGCAGCGGACCTGCCGGCCGTGAGCGCGATGGCGGGGAAGCTCGTTCGGCTTCACCACGAGTTCGACCGGCGACGGTTCATGGACCCGGCCGATTGCGAGCCCGGCTATGGCACCTGGCTCGCCTCGCAGCTCGATGTCGACGCTTCGATCCTCCTCGTGGCGGAGGACGACCTGGGTGTCGTGGGGTACGTCTACGCGAGCCTGGAGCCGCGGAGCTACGACAAGCTGCTCGACGCCTGCGCGAACGTACACGACATCTACGTGGACGAGCGCTCCCGCCGGGGAGGGGTGGCGGAGGTGTTGCTGCGCGAGGCGCTTCGGGAGGCGGCTTCGCGGGGCGCGCCCCGAGCGGTCCTCCTCGCGGCGGTCCCGAACGAGAAGGCGCAGCGGCTCTTCGCGCGGATCGGGTTTCGGCCGACGATGTTCGAGATGACCTGTGAGCTCGAGGACGGCGATGGGGATGGCGAACATTATGTTCGGCTCGAGAGCGAGGAGCGCTGACGAAAGTACTGTTTCGTGCAGGCAACGGTTGGCAGATCCCGTGGCTTCGGGAGCACCTTATTCAACGTGCTCGCCGTCCACGGCACTGCTGACGTCGTCGCGCGCGCAGGCCATGCGACGGCAGCGGCGAAGCTCGTAAAAACATCGCCCGGGAGCGGGTGTTGAACCGCCAGGTCACCGCCATCGGCTGCTCCGACTCGTGGCTCACGTAGGTCCCCGGGCCGCGGAACCAGAACGCCCGATCGTCTTCCGAACGCTCACGCAGAATCCCAATGCGGTCATGCCAACATGCAGGAGGATTCAGCCGTGCTTTGGATTGGAGCCGGGAGCTGGCGACGTGGCCGTCCAGGCCCAGGCGTTCGGATCCCACACTTCGTCGCCTGGTCCGGCGAGCATCGGATCCAGGAACGAGCGGGATGCGTCGAACGCTTCCCCGAGCGTCGCCCAGGGGAGGTGGTCTTCTTTGGCAATTGTCGCGTAGGGCGCGGCCCAAGCTTCCGGCGGCTCAGGCAGGCGTCCGGGGACGTCGTGCGTGCCGCGGAAGCTGAAGGTCTGCTCGATCGCCGCCCGCAGGCGACCGGCGGCGATCGAGCCGGCCGTCGCGATGAGGGCGAGGTCGGGCAGATCCTTGACCCGCGAGTTGGGGCGCTTTCTCGGCATGGTGTACGCGTGGAGCTTCTCGGCGATGTGGGTCTCTACCGGGTAGACGCGGAACGTCGATGGCGAGGCGCCAGCAAAGCCGAGTGTGTT
The Vulgatibacter incomptus DNA segment above includes these coding regions:
- a CDS encoding GNAT family N-acetyltransferase gives rise to the protein MIARRRRATIDWMATIRVRKMTAADLPAVSAMAGKLVRLHHEFDRRRFMDPADCEPGYGTWLASQLDVDASILLVAEDDLGVVGYVYASLEPRSYDKLLDACANVHDIYVDERSRRGGVAEVLLREALREAASRGAPRAVLLAAVPNEKAQRLFARIGFRPTMFEMTCELEDGDGDGEHYVRLESEER